In one Candidatus Lokiarchaeota archaeon genomic region, the following are encoded:
- a CDS encoding ATP-binding cassette domain-containing protein, which yields MKDKVAIETEGITKIFEEGKKQEVVALEDVTLQIKRGEVFGLLGPNGAGKTTLIRILIGLLTPTKGNASVLGYDVVKEIEKIRPRVALLPQEAGIYERLTARENLVYYGGLYGVPEEELQKRADRLLDIVGLREKENYQVKGFSGGMKRKVLVARALITEPEIIFLDEPTTGIDTIGARIVRNLLKELSSEENRTIIMTTHDLNEVKQLCHRVGILNEGELVATGAPGELGQKFKSADLEEVYVGLVTGEGVYQE from the coding sequence ATGAAGGACAAAGTCGCCATTGAAACAGAGGGAATTACGAAAATCTTCGAAGAGGGGAAGAAGCAAGAAGTGGTAGCCCTTGAGGATGTCACCCTTCAAATCAAGCGCGGCGAGGTTTTTGGGCTCTTAGGGCCTAATGGAGCGGGCAAGACCACACTCATTCGCATTCTTATTGGCCTTCTAACTCCAACTAAAGGTAACGCCTCAGTCCTTGGCTATGATGTCGTCAAGGAAATAGAGAAGATTCGACCACGTGTTGCCCTTTTGCCTCAAGAAGCTGGAATTTACGAAAGACTCACCGCGCGTGAGAATCTCGTATATTACGGGGGGTTATACGGCGTACCGGAAGAAGAGCTACAGAAACGTGCTGACCGGCTTTTGGATATTGTTGGACTTAGAGAGAAGGAAAACTACCAAGTAAAAGGATTTAGCGGCGGAATGAAACGCAAAGTTTTGGTTGCACGTGCTCTCATCACTGAGCCAGAAATCATCTTTCTTGACGAGCCAACAACAGGTATTGACACCATTGGAGCACGCATTGTCAGAAATCTGTTGAAGGAATTGAGTTCCGAAGAAAATAGGACCATCATAATGACTACACATGACCTTAATGAAGTAAAGCAGCTATGCCACAGAGTAGGAATTCTGAATGAAGGCGAGCTTGTGGCTACAGGAGCACCCGGTGAACTCGGTCAGAAATTCAAATCCGCAGATCTAGAAGAAGTCTATGTTGGATTGGTGACTGGTGAAGGTGTCTACCAAGAATAA
- the purB gene encoding adenylosuccinate lyase, with protein sequence MNSIGRETGLPVNPIDYGRYGHPDMVRIFEEECRHATWLKVEKTVAIAQADLGIIPEEAASDIKSTARPDIVTLARTKEIEKQTRHDVAALYEAIAEKCEGAGTRWVHFGLTSNDVKDTAKALQMKAAFEELLIQIESLGKTIIKRAEETAGLLAVGRTHGQHAVPITCGLRFAVWLDELRRHFERLISAKKRAIVGKIAGATGSHAALGKQGLDLQNQVLEELGLGTPTATTQIVQRDRHAEAILVACNLASTIDKIATDLRNLQRTEIAETFEGFAEDEQIGSSAMPHKRNPITCEKLSGLARIVRSLASPALETVVSWEERDLANSSAERFVIPQAFILADYMVRELNRVIDGLVIDEQALAKNLEKTNERILSEHLVTTLTRAGFDRPKVHEMLRKAAIKSKNSGQNLTDIVKKNVEVRDLLKESGFDVDAYYNSIRETSREIVKRAISRFNAAIAATTE encoded by the coding sequence ATGAATAGCATCGGGAGAGAGACCGGCTTGCCAGTAAACCCCATTGATTACGGAAGATATGGTCATCCAGACATGGTGCGCATTTTCGAAGAGGAATGCAGACATGCGACGTGGCTGAAAGTCGAAAAGACAGTTGCCATTGCCCAGGCGGATCTGGGCATCATTCCTGAGGAGGCGGCATCAGATATCAAGAGCACTGCACGGCCTGATATAGTGACATTAGCTCGCACAAAAGAAATCGAGAAGCAAACACGTCATGATGTGGCAGCTCTTTACGAAGCCATTGCTGAGAAATGCGAAGGGGCAGGTACTCGATGGGTTCACTTCGGGCTTACAAGCAACGATGTCAAAGACACAGCCAAGGCTCTGCAGATGAAAGCAGCATTTGAAGAACTGTTGATTCAAATCGAATCTCTCGGAAAAACCATCATCAAGCGGGCTGAAGAAACGGCCGGACTCCTAGCCGTTGGACGAACCCATGGGCAACATGCCGTACCAATCACATGTGGGCTTCGTTTTGCAGTTTGGCTAGATGAGCTTCGAAGACACTTTGAACGGCTCATATCAGCAAAAAAGCGAGCAATCGTGGGAAAAATCGCAGGTGCTACAGGAAGCCACGCAGCACTGGGGAAACAGGGATTGGATCTTCAGAATCAAGTACTCGAAGAACTCGGATTGGGTACACCAACTGCGACAACACAAATAGTGCAAAGGGATAGACATGCAGAAGCCATTCTTGTAGCATGCAACCTTGCCTCGACCATCGACAAAATTGCTACTGATTTGCGGAATTTGCAGCGGACAGAAATCGCAGAGACGTTTGAAGGGTTCGCCGAAGATGAACAGATTGGCTCATCTGCCATGCCCCACAAGAGAAACCCGATAACTTGTGAGAAGCTGAGCGGCCTGGCGAGAATAGTACGAAGCCTTGCATCTCCTGCACTTGAGACGGTAGTTAGCTGGGAGGAACGAGATCTTGCGAACTCTTCAGCAGAACGATTTGTCATTCCGCAGGCATTCATACTCGCCGATTACATGGTAAGAGAATTGAACCGCGTTATCGATGGTTTAGTCATAGATGAACAGGCTCTCGCCAAGAACTTGGAGAAGACCAATGAGAGAATCCTAAGTGAGCATCTTGTGACAACCCTCACGAGAGCAGGCTTTGACCGTCCTAAGGTCCATGAAATGCTCCGAAAGGCAGCCATCAAATCCAAGAACTCAGGCCAGAATCTTACGGACATAGTGAAAAAGAATGTAGAGGTGAGAGATCTTCTCAAAGAGTCTGGATTCGACGTTGATGCCTACTACAACTCCATTAGGGAGACATCTAGAGAAATCGTGAAAAGGGCCATTTCGCGATTCAATGCCGCAATAGCTGCGACAACAGAGTAA